The DNA sequence CCGATCGGGTTGTGCACGCCGCGCAGGAACTCCACATGGGCACCGTCCAGCTGGCGGGTGCGGTCGCCAATCCACAGCATGTGGGCCGAACAGTCGTAGTAGTCGCCAGTCAGGCTGTCCTGGCGCACGAACGCTTCTTCGTAGTTCAGCAGCAGTGCTTCGTGGGCGGTGAAGAAGCTGGTTTCGCGCAGTTGCGGCGCGCTGTCCAGACCGCAGGCGCGCATGAACGCCAGGGTTTCATCGATGCGGTTGGCCAACTGGTGGTACTTGTCCGCCAGTGCCGAGTTGGCGATGAAGTCCAGGTTCCATTTGTGCACCTGGTGCAGGTCGGCAAACCCGCCCTGGGCGAAGGCCCGCAGCAGGTTGAGGCTGGCGGTGGCCTGGTGGTAGGCCTGCAGCAGGCGTTCCGGGTCGGGGATGCGGCTCTTGGCGTCGAAACCGATGCCGTTGACGATGTCGCCACGGTAGGCCGGCAGGGTGATGTCGCCGATGGTTTCATCGCCCGAGGAGCGTGGCTTGGCGAATTGCCCGGCCATGCGCCCGACTTTCACCACCGGGCAGCCGGCAGCGAAGGTCATGACGATGGCCATCTGCAGCAGCACCTTGAAGGTGTCGCGGATTTTCGCCGCCGAGAACTCGGCGAAGCTCTCGGCGCAATCGCCGCCCTGCAGCAGGAAGGCGCGGCCTTCGGTGACTTCGGCAAATTGCCGGCGCAGCTCGCGTGCTTCGCCCGCGAACACCAGCGGCGGATAGCTGGCCAAGGTCTGTTCGATCTTCAGCAGGTGCGCGGCGTCGGGGTAGGTCGGTTGCTGCTGGATCGGCAGGGCGCGCCAGCTGTCAGGGCTCCACGGTTGGTTCATCTCGGGCTCGGTCTGGTCGGTTGTAGGCTATTGGGCCATGGTAACAGTTGGCGCCGTGCTTGTTGCAGCAAGGGTGTTGGCGGACAATGCGCGTTTTTGCGCGGTTGGGTGGTGAACATGACGACGGAACGGCAAGAGCGGCTACTGGCACGGGTGGAAGATGCCTTTGGCGTCATCAGCGTGTATGAAGTCGACGACTACCGCTTTCTGGAGTTTGGCGATGCGATCGAGCAGAGCTGCGTATTCACCGCCGACCCCAGCTGGCTGGAGTACGACTATACCCGCGCCATGCTGGTCGGGGCGTTGTGCCATGAACAGCCGGAAAGCGCGTTGTTTCTCGGCCTTGGCGCCGGCACGCTGACCCAGGCGTGCATGAAGTTCCTGCCGCTGGACGACATCGAGGCCATCGAGCTGCGCCCGGACGTGCCGCGCCTGGCCATGGAATACCTGGGCCTGGATGACGACCCGCGGTTGTATGTACGCATCGGGGATGCCCTGGAGCTGCTGCCCACGGCGGAAAAGGCCGACCTGGTGTTCGTCGACCTGTACACCGACCATGGGCCGGGGGTAGGGCACCTTGCGTGGAACTTCCTGGAAAGCTGCCAGCAGCAGCTCAACCCCGGCGGCTGGCTGGTGATCAACCAATGGGCCACCGACGACGGCAAGCCGCTGGGTGCGGCGTTGCTGCGCGGGTTGTACCACCGGCATTACTGGGAGTTGCCGGTGAAGGAGGGCAATGTGATCCTGCTGGTACCGGCGGACTTGGAGCAGACGCTGGAACTGGATGGGCTGAAAGCCCGGGCAGAGGCGCTGGCGCCGCGCCTGGGGTACAGCCTCGAGGGGCTGATCCGCGAGATTCGGCCGGCTACCTGAGTTGGCTTCTTCGCGGGCACGCCCGCTCCCACAGGAATATCACTGTGCTCAAGGGTGGTGAGTATCCTGTGGGAGCGGGCATGCCCGCGAATCAGACGACGCGTTATCGCAGACAGGAATCGTTTCAGCCGCACATTGCTGATGGCCCGACACTGGCCAGGCACCCTGAAAATTTTCCTCACGTCTTTGCACCATTTCGGGTATAGTACGCGCCGGTCTTTTAGCGGACCTCAAAATCAGGTGGTGCAAACCCTCCGAGTCCAGCTTCGGCTGCGCGTCCGCTAGGCGGACTTTCCCAAGTTTTCTTTTTCAATCGTTTTCGCAAATCCCCGCCGCCAAAGCTGCCTGGGTGACCTGTCGGTCTTTCATGGCTTGTGCAGCTTTGGAGCATGGGTCTTTGCGGATGCACCTAGAGGCAGACCCATGACCCAGGAAACCGGCGGCTTCGCCGCTCTCGATCTCAATCCGAACATTGTTGCTGCCGTTCTGGCGACCGGCTACGAAGAGCCGTCCGCCATTCAGCAACAATCGATCCCGATCATCCTCGCCGGTCACGACATGATCGGCCAGGCGCAGACGGGCACCGGCAAGACCGCTGCCTTCGCCCTGCCGATCCTCAACAAGATCGATGTGAGCAAGCGCGAACCGCAAGCCCTGATCCTGGCGCCAACCCGTGAGTTGGCGCTGCAAGTTGCTACCGCTTTCGAAACCTACGCCAAGCAGATGCCGGGCGTGAACGTGGTCGCCGTCTACGGTGGTGCCCCGATGGGCCCACAACTGCGAGCGATCCGCAATGGCGCGCAAATCGTCGTGGCCACCCCGGGCCGCCTGTGCGACCACCTGCGCCGTGACGAAAAGGTGCTGTCCACCGTGCAGTACCTGGTCCTCGACGAAGCCGACGAGATGCTCAAGCTGGGCTTCATGGACGACCTCGAAGTGATCTTCGATGCCATCCCGGCCAGCCGCCAGACCGTGCTGTTCTCCGCCACCCTGCCGTCGTCGATCCGCTCGATCGCCGAGCGTCACCTGCGCGAGCCCAAGCACGTCAAGATCCAGAGCAAGACCCAGACCGTCACCGCGATCGAGCAGGCCCACCTGATGGTCCACGCCGACCAGAAGATCCCGGCTGTGCTGCGTCTGCTGGAAGTGGAAGAGTTCGACGCGCTGATCGCCTTCGTGCGTACCAAGCAAGCCACCCTGGACCTGGCCGCCGCGCTGGAAGCCAAGGGCTACAAGGCTGCCGCGCTGAACGGCGATATCGCCCAGAACCAGCGTGAGCGCGTCATCGACTCGCTCAAGGATGGTCGCCTGGACATCGTCGTCGCCACCGACGTTGCCGCCCGAGGCCTGGATGTACCGCGCATCACCCACGTGTTCAACGTCGACATGCCGTACGACCCGGAGTCCTACGTACACCGCATCGGCCGTACCGGTCGTGCCGGTCGCGATGGTCGCGCACTGCTGCTGGTGACTCCGCGTGAGCGCCGCATGCTGCAGGTCATCGAGCGTGTTACCGGGCAGAAGGTGGCCGAAGCGCGCCTGCCGAATGCCCAGGCCGTGCTGGATGCCCGCATCAAGAAGCTGACTTCGAGCCTGGCGCCGTTGGTAGCCGAAGCCGAAGCCACCCATGGCGAGCTGTTCGACCGCCTGACCAACGACCTGGGTTGCAGCGCGCGTGCCCTGGCTGCCGCCCTGCTGCGCAAGGCCACCAATGGCCAGGCGCTGGACCTGGCTGCAGTGGAGCGTGAGCAACCGCTGGTGCCAAGCTTCACCCCGCGTGAGCGCAGCAGTGAGCGTGGTGAGCGTGGCGAGCGCCCGGAGCGTGGTGACCGCGAGCGCCGTGCGCCGATGCCGCTGGCCGAAGGCCGCGTGCGTTGCCGTACCGCCCTGGGTGCCCGTGACGGCATCGCTGCCAAGAACCTGCTCGGTGCGATCCTCAACGAGGGTGGCCTGGCCCGTGACGCCATCGGCCGCATCCAGGTGCGCGACAGCTTCAGCCTGGTCGAGCTGCCGGAAGACGGCCTGGAGAAGCTGCTGTCCAAGCTCAAGGACACCCGCGTGGCTGGCAAGCAGCTGAAGCTGCGCCGCTACCGCGAGGATTGATCCTGGCGCAATGAAAAATCCCCGGCCCAGGTCGGGGATTTTTTTGTCTGTGCCATTTTGCGGCTGCTTTTGCAGCCCATCGCGACACAAGGCCGCTCCTGCAAAGGATCGCGTACTCCACGGTAGCGCGTAACCCTGGTAGGAGCGGCCTTGTGTCGCGACAGGGGCGCAAAGCGCCCCCGGCTATCTTCAGTCGAACCGATAGATGTCCATCCCCAACGCCCCGAGGGTAAACCCTTGGTGCTCCACGCCAAATTTGCCCCCCGCCCCAAGGGCAAAGAACAGCGGCAGCAAGTGCTCATCGCTGGGATGGTTACGCACTGCATTCGGTGCCTGTTGCCGGTAGTCCAGCAACGCTGCCTGGTCATCGGCTTGCAGCTTTTCCACCACCCAATCCCTGAATGCCAGCGCCCAAGGTTCGATCGCCTCCGGCCCGGCGTGCCAGTCCAGTTCGCCCAGGTTGTGGGTGATGCTGCCCGAGCCGATCAGCAGCACCCCTTGGTCGCGTAGCCCCGCCAGCGCCTGGCCCACCTTGAGTTGCAATGCCGGCCCCAAATGGCTGGGCAGCGAAACCTGCACCACAGGGATGCTCGCATCCGGGTACATCAGCCACAACGGTACCCAGGCGCCGTGGTCGAACGGGCGTTGCGGGTCCAGCCGGGCCGGCAGCCCGGCAGCGCTCAGCAGGGCGCTGACCTGCCCGGCAAGGGCGGGCTCGCCCGGCGCAGGGTATTGCACTGCATACAGCGCCTGCGGGAAGCCATAGAAGTCATGCCACGTCTCGGGCCGTTCACTGCTGGTCACCAGCAGTTCGCGGCTTTCCCAGTGCGCCGATACCACCACGATCGCTTTCGGCCGCGCCAGGCTATTGGCCAGCCCGGCCAATGCCGGCCCGCTGGCCCCGGGTTGCAGGGCAAGCATGGGGGAACCATGGGAAATGAACAGGCTGGGCAACATGGCAGAGTCCTGGCGGTTAAGATGTGTTCATCTTCGAACAACTACACATCGAAATCCAAACCAAGTTTTACCGGTAAACCATCTAAAAATCGGGAGTGATCATGGAGCCAGCGTTCTGGCAGCAGCGGTGGGCCGACAACCAGATCGGTTTTCATCAGGCGCAGGTGAACCCCTACCTGCAAAAGTATTGGGCGCAGCTGCAGCGGCAGCCGGGTAGCCAAGTGCTGGTGCCGCTGTGCGGCAAGAGCCTGGACCTGGCCTGGTTGGCCGGGCAGGGGCATCGCGTGGTGGGCATCGAGCTGTCGCGGCGGGCGGTGGAGGATTTCTTCCGCGAGCATGGGCTCGATGCCGAGGTGCAGCAGCGCGGGGCGTTCGAGGTCTGGCGCAATGGTGATCTGCAGCTGTGGTGCGGTGATTTCTTTGCTCTGCAGCCGGAGGATATCGGCGACTGTACAGGGCTGTATGACCGGGCGGCGGTAATCGCGCTGCCGCCGCAGATGCGTGCGCGTTATTTGCAACGATTGTCGGCGTTGCTGCCAGCGGGGTGCCGCGGGCTGATGGTAACCCTGGATTACGACCAGGCGCTGCTGGACGGGCCGCCGTTCTCGGTCGGTGATGAAGAGCTGCGTCTCGGCTTGGCCGGGTGGCAGGTGGACGAGCTGGAGGTTGCGCAAGTCATCGAGCAGAGCCCGAAGTTTGGACAGGCGGGAGTTACCAGCCTGTTTGAGAGGGTGTACCAGGTAAGCCGCTGAATGCGGTGTTGCCGTGCACAAAAAAGGGCGACCGAAGTCGCCCTTTCCTGTCACTGGGTGAATCAACCGCGACGGCGCAGGGCCTCGATGCGGTCTTCCAGCGGCGGGTGGCTCATCAGCAGGCCAGCCAGGCCGTGCTTGAGGCCGCCATTGATGCCGAAAGCCTTCAAGGTGTCAGGCATGTGCACCGGCAAGCCTTGCTCCACACGCAGGCGTTGCAGGGCGCCGATCATCGCTGCGGTACCGGCCAGCTGTGCACCGGCTTCGTCGGCGCGGTATTCGCGGCGGCGCGAGAACCACATCACGATCATGCTGGCCAGGATGCCGAGTACCAGTTCGGCAACGATGGTTGCCACGTAATAGGCAATGCCCTGGCCTTCTTCGTTCTTGAAGATGACCTTGTCGACGAAGTTGCCGATGATGCGTGCGAAGAACATCACGAAGGTGTTGACCACGCCCTGAACCAGCGCCAGGGTGACCATGTCGCCGTTCGCCACGTGGCCGATCTCGTGGGCCAGTACCGCGCGCACCTCATCGGGCGAGAAGCGCTCCAGCAACCCCTGCGACACCGCGACCAGCGCGTCGTTGCGGTTCCAGCCGGTGGCGAAGGCGTTGGCCTCGTAGGCCGGGAAAATGCCCACCTCGGGCATCTTGATCCCGGCCTCGCGGGACAGTTCCTCGACCGTTTGCAACAACCACTGCTCGTGGCGGGTGCGCGGCTGGCTGATGATCTGGGTGCCGGTAGTCATCTTCGCCATCCACTTGGAGATGAACAGCGAGACGAGGGAGCCGGCAAAGCCGAACACGGCGCAGAACACCAGCAGGCTGCTGAGGTTCAGGTCGACCCCGTTGGCGGCCATGAACCCGTTGAAACCGAACAGGCTCAGGGTAATGCTTGCAACCAGCACCACCGCAAGGTTGGTGGCTACAAACAACAGAATGCGCATCATGGTTGTTACGTTCTCCTGACGGATGAGTTGTCGCTTACTGCGGGGTATATAAGGTGCCGGCCGTGCTGATTCAATCGGGTGACTATTTCAAACTGTGTACGGCGGAGTATGGCAGAGGATGGCAGGAGGGCTGTGGGATAGAGCGTTGCAGGATGTAAGAAGCGGCTCATGCCTGGAGATCTACGGCGGCGTTGAGATCGAGCGCCGCGCGGGCGGCGCGCGATCTCGGCGCCTCCCCAGATCCTCGGTCGAACCTACTGCGAATAACCCTTCAGGAAACTGCCAATCCGACCGATCGCCGCTTCCAGGTCATCCACCCGTGGCAAGGTCACCACGCGGAAGTGGTCCGGCCATGGCCAGTTGAACGCTGTGCCCTGCACGATCAGCAGCTTTTCCGACAACAGCAGGTCGAGCACGAATTTCTCGTCGTTGTGGATCGGACATACCTTCGGGTCGATCTTCGGGAACGCATACAGCGCGCCCATCGGCTTCACGCAGCTCACCCCGGGGATATCGTTGAGCAGCTCGTAGGTGCGGTTGCGCTGTTCCAGCAGGCGGCCCGGTGGCAGTACCAGGTCGTTGATGCTCTGGTAGCCGCCCAGTGCGGTCTGGATCGCATGCTGGGCCGGCACGTTGGCGCACAGGCGCATGTTGGCCAGCATGTCGATGCCTTCGATATAGCTCTGGGCGTGGTGCTTGGGCCCCGAGATGATCAGCCAGCCGGAACGGAAGCCCGCTACCCGGTACGACTTGGACAGGCCGTTGAAGGTCAGGCACAGCAGGTCGGGGGCCAGCGAGGCGGTGCTGATGTGCACGGCTTCGTCATAGAGGATCTTGTCGTAGATCTCGTCGGAGAACACCACCAGGTTGTGCTGGCGGGCCAGCTCGAGCATGCCCAGCAGCAGCTCGCGGGAATAAACTGCGCCGGTCGGGTTGTTCGGGTTGATGATCACCAGCGCCTTGGTATTCGGGGTGATCTTGGCCTTGATGTCGTCAAGGTCGGGGAACCAGTCGGCCTGTTCATCGCACAGGTAGTGCACCGGCTTGCCGCCGGCCAGGCTCACGGCAGCGGTCCACAGCGGGTAGTCAGGGGCAGGGATGAGCACTTCGTCGCCGTTGTTCAGCAACGCCTGCATCGACATGACGATCAACTCGGACACCCCGTTGCCGAGGTAGATGTCTTCGATGGTGACGCCTTCGATGCCTTTCTGCTGGCAGTACTGCATGACGGCCTTGCGTGCACTGAACAGGCCCTTGGAATCGCTGTAGCCCTGCGCGGTGGGCAGGTTGCGGATCACATCCTGAAGAATTTCGTCAGGCGCCTCGAAGCCAAACGGCGCCGGGTTGCCGATGTTCAGCTTGAGGATGCGGTGGCCTTCCTCTTCCAGGCGCTTGGCGTGCTTGAGCACTGGGCCGCGAATGTCATAGCAGACATTGGCGAGCTTGTTCGATTTGCTGAACTGCATGATGGGATCCCGATTGAGAAAACGCGCTACGCCCCGCCGAAAGGTTTGAAAGGGCAGGAAGCGGGTGCCAGACTGAACGCCTGGCACACGAAGCCAACTAATATACGTGCCACCCGCGCCCCGGAAAAGACGGTGCACAGTGAAATTCAGCCTGCCGAGGTCCCTACATGCAAAAGATCGAGAAAACCCTGGAACAATGGCGCTCGATGCTCGACCCCGAGCAGTATCAGGTATGCCGTCTCAAAGGCACCGAGCGGCCATTCAGCGGCAAGTACAACAGCGAGCGCCGTGACGGCATCTACCACTGCATCTGCTGCGGCCTGCCACTGTTCGATGCGCAGACCAAGTTCGATTCCGGCTGCGGCTGGCCGAGCTTCTATGCCCCCATCGAGGACGGCGCGATGATCGAAATCCGCGACACCTCCCACGGCATGATCCGCACCGAGGTCACCTGCGCCCGCTGCGATGCGCACCTGGGCCATGTGTTCCCGGACGGTCCGCCACCGACCGGCCTGCGTTACTGCATCAACTCGGTGTGCATCGACCTGCGCCCGCGCGACTGACCGGAGCCCGCTACATGGCTGAATCGATGCTGGATATCAAATGCGTGACCTTGGGCGGCGAGCACAAGACGCTCGGTGACTTCCCGGGCAAGGCCCTGTTGGTGGTCAATACCGCCAGCCAGTGCGGTTTCACCCCGCAATACAAAGGCCTGGAGCAACTGTGGCAGGCCTACCGGGCACGTGGCCTGGTGGTGCTGGGCTTCCCCTGCAACCAGTTTGGCAAGCAGGAGCCGGGCGATGCGCGGGAAATCGCCCAGTTCTGCGAGCGCAATTTCGGCGTGAGTTTCCCCTTGTTCCGCAAGGTCGAGGTCAACGGCCCGGGAGCCCACCCGCTGTTCGTCGAACTCAAGCAGCGTGCCCCAGGCCTGCTCGGTTCGCAGAAGATCAAGTGGAACTTCACCAAGTTCCTGGTCGATCCGGCCAGCGGCCAGGTCAGGCGCTATGCCCCCACCACCAAGCCGCAGGCGCTGCAGGCAGACATCGAGCGCCTGCTCAGCCGTTGACCGGCACCCAGTGGTCGATGAGTGCCAGCAGCTCTTCGCGGCGGAATGGCTTGGCCAGATAGTCGGTCATGCCCGCCGCCCGGCAGCGCTCGCGCTCCTCGGGCATGGCATTGGCGGTGAGGGCGACGATCGGCAAGTCGGGCCAGCGGCCGCTCTGGCGGATGCGTCGGCTGGCCTCGTAGCCATCCATCACCGGCATGTTGCAGTCCATCAGCACCAGGTCGAAGGTGTCCTGCTCGAGCATTTCCAGGGCTTCGGCGCCCTGGGTCGCCAGTTGTACCTGGCAGCCCAGCTTGGCCAGCATGCCCTTGGCTACCAGCTGGTTCACCGGGTTGTCCTCCACCAGCAGGATCCGCGCGCGGCCTTGTTCCAGGGTGATGGCCGGGCTGGCGAGCGGGTGTTCGGGTTCGAAGCCTTGCAAGGTGCGGCGCAGGGTCTGGTACAGGGCGTTGCGCGCCAGGGGGCGGGCCAGTTGATGCAGCGGGGCGAGGGCGACCGATTGTTCGCTGGGCAGGAAGTTACCGTAGGCGGTCACCAGCAGGATTGGGGTTTTCAACGCCGGGCGCAGTTCGAACAGGCGGTCGAGATCATCGGTGATCAGCAGGTCGATGGCGGCGGCATCCAGCGTGGCGCTGCTGTCATGGCGCTGATACGCCAGCCCCCAGGCGGGCAGCAGGTCCTGGAGCAATTCATCAAGCCCGCTGCCGGCCATGGTCAGTGCCGCCACCCGTCCTTGTAGCGGGGGCGGAGCGATGGCCTCGGTGTGCACGGCCAATGGCAGCTCGGCACTGAAGCGGCTGCCAAAGCCCGGCTGCGAATCAATGTAAAGGCGGCCCTGCATGGCCTTGCACAGGTTGTGCGTCAGCGCCAGGCCCAGGCCGGTGCCGCCAAACTGGCGGGTGATGCCGGCGCCGGCCTGGGTGAATGGCTGGAAGATTCGTGCCTGGGCTTCTTCGGGGATGCCAATACCGGTATCGCGCACTTCCAGGCGCACGCCGCCGACAATGGTGGTCAGGCGCACATCGACGCGGCCGAAACGGGTGAATTTGAGGGCGTTGGACAGCAGGTTGCTGACCACCTGGCGCACCCGTGTGGGGTCGCCCAGCACACTGCTGGGGAAGTCGCGGGCGATCAGGCAGGTCAGCTCGACACTCTGCGCAGTGTTCTGTGACAGCAGGTTGGCGGTGTCTTCGACCATCGAGCCCATGTCGAACGGGATGTGCTCCAGCTCCAGCTGGCCGGCATCGAACTTGGACAGATCGAGGATATCGTTGAGCAGCTCGACCAGTACCTTGCCTGAGTCATGGGCAATCGCCAGCTGCTGGCGCTGTTCGCTGGGCAAGGGGCTGTCCAGGGCCAGGGCGATCATGCCGAGCATGCCGTTGAGCGGGGTGCGGATCTCATGGCTCATGTTGGCGAGGAAGGCGGAACGCGCCTGGGCCATGTCCAAGGCCCGGCGGCGGGCCTCTTCCAGTTCCTGGTTGGAGCGGCTCAGGCTGTTGTTGCTGGCTTTCAGCTCATTGGTGCGCGCCGAGACGATGTCTTCCAGCTCGTTGAGGTACTGGGTCAGGCGGTTTTCCGCGTTGCGGCGCTGATCGATCTCGGTGGCCATGCTGACGAATTGCTGGTTGGCGACTTTCACCAGCACCCCGATTTCATCGTTTTCGTGACCATGCGGGCAGTCCAGGCGGGTTCGCCGAGGCTTGCGTGGGTCGCGACCACTGAGCGCGCCGATCACGGTTACCAATGGCTTGGTCAGCATCATGTAGAAGAGCGCCAGCAGGATGCCGGTCAACACCAGGCTGCGCGCGAAGCCGTTGACCAGGGTGACACCGGCGCGGTCGAGGAAGCGGGCGCCGAAGGCGTAGGTGTCCACCTCCAGGTACAGGTTGCCGAGGTAGTCGTCGGGCATGTGGGTCAGGTACAGGCGATCCTCGAACTGGCGCTGCTCGCCGAACAGGAAATCGCTCAGTGACCGATAGCGGTCCTGCATGCGCGGACGCTGGACATCGGCCAGCACCATGCCGTTGTTGTCGCTCAGCCGTGCGCGGATGACCGCCGGCGATTGCAGCAGGCCGCTGGTCAACTCCAGGGCCAGCTCCGAGTCGATGTTGTAGGCGATGCGCGAGGCCGGGTTGTGGCTGATTTTCAGCAAGTCGCGCACTTCTCG is a window from the Pseudomonas anuradhapurensis genome containing:
- a CDS encoding glutathione peroxidase encodes the protein MAESMLDIKCVTLGGEHKTLGDFPGKALLVVNTASQCGFTPQYKGLEQLWQAYRARGLVVLGFPCNQFGKQEPGDAREIAQFCERNFGVSFPLFRKVEVNGPGAHPLFVELKQRAPGLLGSQKIKWNFTKFLVDPASGQVRRYAPTTKPQALQADIERLLSR
- a CDS encoding class II 3-deoxy-7-phosphoheptulonate synthase: MNQPWSPDSWRALPIQQQPTYPDAAHLLKIEQTLASYPPLVFAGEARELRRQFAEVTEGRAFLLQGGDCAESFAEFSAAKIRDTFKVLLQMAIVMTFAAGCPVVKVGRMAGQFAKPRSSGDETIGDITLPAYRGDIVNGIGFDAKSRIPDPERLLQAYHQATASLNLLRAFAQGGFADLHQVHKWNLDFIANSALADKYHQLANRIDETLAFMRACGLDSAPQLRETSFFTAHEALLLNYEEAFVRQDSLTGDYYDCSAHMLWIGDRTRQLDGAHVEFLRGVHNPIGVKVGPSMNPEELIRLIDTLNPANAPGRLNLIVRMGAGKVGDHLPGLIRTVEREGRKVLWSSDPMHGNTIKASSGYKTRDFAQILDEVKQFFQVHQAEGSHAGGIHIEMTGQNVTECIGGARPITEDALSDRYHTHCDPRMNADQSLELAFLIAETLKQVRR
- a CDS encoding thiopurine S-methyltransferase; amino-acid sequence: MEPAFWQQRWADNQIGFHQAQVNPYLQKYWAQLQRQPGSQVLVPLCGKSLDLAWLAGQGHRVVGIELSRRAVEDFFREHGLDAEVQQRGAFEVWRNGDLQLWCGDFFALQPEDIGDCTGLYDRAAVIALPPQMRARYLQRLSALLPAGCRGLMVTLDYDQALLDGPPFSVGDEELRLGLAGWQVDELEVAQVIEQSPKFGQAGVTSLFERVYQVSR
- the htpX gene encoding protease HtpX, producing the protein MMRILLFVATNLAVVLVASITLSLFGFNGFMAANGVDLNLSSLLVFCAVFGFAGSLVSLFISKWMAKMTTGTQIISQPRTRHEQWLLQTVEELSREAGIKMPEVGIFPAYEANAFATGWNRNDALVAVSQGLLERFSPDEVRAVLAHEIGHVANGDMVTLALVQGVVNTFVMFFARIIGNFVDKVIFKNEEGQGIAYYVATIVAELVLGILASMIVMWFSRRREYRADEAGAQLAGTAAMIGALQRLRVEQGLPVHMPDTLKAFGINGGLKHGLAGLLMSHPPLEDRIEALRRRG
- a CDS encoding DODA-type extradiol aromatic ring-opening family dioxygenase, with the protein product MLPSLFISHGSPMLALQPGASGPALAGLANSLARPKAIVVVSAHWESRELLVTSSERPETWHDFYGFPQALYAVQYPAPGEPALAGQVSALLSAAGLPARLDPQRPFDHGAWVPLWLMYPDASIPVVQVSLPSHLGPALQLKVGQALAGLRDQGVLLIGSGSITHNLGELDWHAGPEAIEPWALAFRDWVVEKLQADDQAALLDYRQQAPNAVRNHPSDEHLLPLFFALGAGGKFGVEHQGFTLGALGMDIYRFD
- a CDS encoding hybrid sensor histidine kinase/response regulator; this encodes MLALRKERGTGSALMDIKFTNRLSYKQARLTVLVGFILGTLLSLIQIGIDYASEDASINREVRDLLKISHNPASRIAYNIDSELALELTSGLLQSPAVIRARLSDNNGMVLADVQRPRMQDRYRSLSDFLFGEQRQFEDRLYLTHMPDDYLGNLYLEVDTYAFGARFLDRAGVTLVNGFARSLVLTGILLALFYMMLTKPLVTVIGALSGRDPRKPRRTRLDCPHGHENDEIGVLVKVANQQFVSMATEIDQRRNAENRLTQYLNELEDIVSARTNELKASNNSLSRSNQELEEARRRALDMAQARSAFLANMSHEIRTPLNGMLGMIALALDSPLPSEQRQQLAIAHDSGKVLVELLNDILDLSKFDAGQLELEHIPFDMGSMVEDTANLLSQNTAQSVELTCLIARDFPSSVLGDPTRVRQVVSNLLSNALKFTRFGRVDVRLTTIVGGVRLEVRDTGIGIPEEAQARIFQPFTQAGAGITRQFGGTGLGLALTHNLCKAMQGRLYIDSQPGFGSRFSAELPLAVHTEAIAPPPLQGRVAALTMAGSGLDELLQDLLPAWGLAYQRHDSSATLDAAAIDLLITDDLDRLFELRPALKTPILLVTAYGNFLPSEQSVALAPLHQLARPLARNALYQTLRRTLQGFEPEHPLASPAITLEQGRARILLVEDNPVNQLVAKGMLAKLGCQVQLATQGAEALEMLEQDTFDLVLMDCNMPVMDGYEASRRIRQSGRWPDLPIVALTANAMPEERERCRAAGMTDYLAKPFRREELLALIDHWVPVNG
- a CDS encoding spermidine synthase, producing the protein MTTERQERLLARVEDAFGVISVYEVDDYRFLEFGDAIEQSCVFTADPSWLEYDYTRAMLVGALCHEQPESALFLGLGAGTLTQACMKFLPLDDIEAIELRPDVPRLAMEYLGLDDDPRLYVRIGDALELLPTAEKADLVFVDLYTDHGPGVGHLAWNFLESCQQQLNPGGWLVINQWATDDGKPLGAALLRGLYHRHYWELPVKEGNVILLVPADLEQTLELDGLKARAEALAPRLGYSLEGLIREIRPAT
- the msrB gene encoding peptide-methionine (R)-S-oxide reductase MsrB, with the protein product MQKIEKTLEQWRSMLDPEQYQVCRLKGTERPFSGKYNSERRDGIYHCICCGLPLFDAQTKFDSGCGWPSFYAPIEDGAMIEIRDTSHGMIRTEVTCARCDAHLGHVFPDGPPPTGLRYCINSVCIDLRPRD
- a CDS encoding pyridoxal phosphate-dependent aminotransferase translates to MQFSKSNKLANVCYDIRGPVLKHAKRLEEEGHRILKLNIGNPAPFGFEAPDEILQDVIRNLPTAQGYSDSKGLFSARKAVMQYCQQKGIEGVTIEDIYLGNGVSELIVMSMQALLNNGDEVLIPAPDYPLWTAAVSLAGGKPVHYLCDEQADWFPDLDDIKAKITPNTKALVIINPNNPTGAVYSRELLLGMLELARQHNLVVFSDEIYDKILYDEAVHISTASLAPDLLCLTFNGLSKSYRVAGFRSGWLIISGPKHHAQSYIEGIDMLANMRLCANVPAQHAIQTALGGYQSINDLVLPPGRLLEQRNRTYELLNDIPGVSCVKPMGALYAFPKIDPKVCPIHNDEKFVLDLLLSEKLLIVQGTAFNWPWPDHFRVVTLPRVDDLEAAIGRIGSFLKGYSQ